The genomic segment GCTGCAGTTGCACCTCCTTCTTCTCGCGGACCGCCTCCGGGAGCTGTTTGAGTGCTCCATAGGCGTACGCGGACTCTTCCATCGCTTGCCAGATCGGATAGCCTGTGCTCGTCTCAAACGCCCGGGCTTCCACCCGCACCGGGCGCATGGCCACGCCGAAGAGATAGCCTCCGCCAAACCACAAGGGGGTACTTGTGAGGAGTTCATAGCCCACGTTCCCCAGGATGATCCCGGGATTCCACGCCGTCGCCACACCAATGGCGGCGCTCTCCCACGTCATATCGGCAAACATCCCCGCAGCCATCCACTGCCAGCGGATTTTCCCGTAGTCCAGAATACCCCCGGCGACGACGAGGTCGGCTCCCAGGCGACGGCGGAATTCCGCAAGCTGCTCCGCATTCGGCAGGACCCCGGGTTTGAGTTGGAGTTCCTCAGCGAGCGCATCCGTCTCCTCCGGCGGAACAAATAAAAACCCCTGGCCTGCGGCGAGTCGGCTCAAGAGGAGCCAGCGGGCTTCCTGCTGAATCTCCCGGAGCGCGTCAGCCAGCTGGGTCGATGCATCCTCGGGCAACACGGTGCCGTCGACCGTTTTCACCGCAGAGAGCTCGGTGATCTCCAGATCGAAGCCAAAGGGCAAGATTGCCACAGAGGGGCGCTCATGCAGATGTTCCACCGGAGATTGCACGGCCGGTTCGAAGGCGACACAACCGGTCAGCACCGTGGCGACCACCCAGCAGGCGAATGAACTGACACGAACGTCGATGGTAGATATCCTCATTGAAGCCTCCCGTACTAATAAACGGAGTCAGCAAGGAATCCGCGCGAGGCTGATCTCTTATGGAGGTCAGCACGCCTGGACCGCTCAGCGACTTAACGGGAGGCGGATCAGATTCGATAGACGGACAGCTGTTGGTAGAGAGGTAGGGACGGAGGACCGTGCCACATCAACCGCTCAAGCTGATGGACAGTGGGGAAGGCAATCGTGACTGTTGGGTCGGCAACTGCGATGATGACAGCGGCGTTGTCAGGCGCACCAAGACTCGCTACGTCCGACTTCAGCCCAGATGCGAGCTGTGAGAGTGCGTCCTCGTCGAGGTCCTGATCCTCTTGGTCTTCGGCGACGGTGTCTGGAACGAAATGTAACTGCTCAGCCAGTTCCAGGCCGCCGAAGAACAGCCACAGCACGAGGAGGCACCAGATGGTGAGGCCAAAGATGGGCCTGCTTCGATCCGTCAGCATGTAACAAGCCTAGTCGACGTCCCAGGATCAGTCAAACCGGGTCACGGTCAAAAACCGTCCCGCTACCTGGTGCGAAAACTCTCCCTCTTACAAGGCCTTATGCGTCACCTCGTGGATGTCCACAACCAACTGATTGTGAACAGCCTTGTCACCGAACGTAATTCATGCTCCAGCAGAACACCGATCTATCCTCTCACCCAGTCCTTCCAGTCACTCATTGTCACATTCGTCATTGCCTTTGTCGCCACACGAAGCCATTTGGCTTTTCTGTTAGCCAGATCTCGGCGTAAGACGCGTCGAATGTTTTGACTGCCCAGATGCACGTTGGCCGTTTCCCACCCCATCGCATACAGCAGCCGGTTTTCGTCCCGCTTCTTCGGCAGTGAGGCGAGCGCAATGCGCGAGCAGTAGGGCGAGAGGCGACGCACCAGCCAGCCACCCTGGATTTGCACAAACGGATCGCGAGAGCGCACGGCGTGATCCAACATCGATTGATAGAGAATCGTGCTCTCCCCTTCACCATCTCGAGCCCAGACGCAGGCTGACGGAGCCATCGCTTTGGCTTCCCGCGCAATGGCCCCTCCCTGCCACTCCGCGAGCGCCACATAGCGCGGACGCCCCAGGCTGCCTAATCCGGACACTCGGTGCCGGACACGATACGAGAGCCCTGGCTCCGGCATTAGTTGCTGAAGAGCTTTTCGTGCACTTTGAGGAATCGCCCCCTTCACCAACGGGAGGGCCTGCATGTTCCGCCAGAACCGCACCGGGTCTCGGAGGCTGTTGGTGGCGATATCGCGAAGCCATGGATGACGCTCGGAGAGGACGAACGGTTCCCCTCCCAATCGCAGTCCTTCCATGTATCCAGTCAAAATCGCGTCGCACGCATCCCTGGGCTTCAGAGCGAGTTGGTCGGCTTCGAAGGCCAGTTTTGCACTAACGGCCAACCGTACCAAATCATTGGTATATGGCAGTTTGTATGCTTCATCGAAATCGTTGATACCCCAGATCAAGCGGCCTTCCTGGTCTCGCCACGTCCCGAAGTTTTCCACATGCAAATCGCCCACCGCCAATACAACCGGCGCCGTGGCCAAGTCCGCACATACAACCGGCCATCTCTGCATCCATCGGTAAAAGGTGGCTCGCAGAAAGGAGAAACCATCTCGTTTCATCAAAGCATGCTTAAGACGCAAATCTTTGGGCACTAGAGGCATCCGCTGTACCAACCAGTGCTCATATCGTTGGTTTGCTCGGTCAATCTTCATCGGCCTATATTATGTTGAGTCTTTGACTACCCTCTGCACGAAGGCTCATCGAAAATATTTATTTTTGAACCTGTCAGACTCATGATTTTGAATCATGAGATGTTCGGATTTGCGATACGGGATCGACCCAGGTTTTTGCACAGACCGATAAAAGACCCTCTTACCTCCTGCCTTGCCTGTGATTCTCTTCAACCGCATAAGCTAGCACCCACGTCCGAGCGAGTAAAGCTGCGTAACGCGCGTAAGCTAGCTTGTCCTGGATG from the Nitrospiraceae bacterium genome contains:
- a CDS encoding DUF2252 family protein, producing the protein MKIDRANQRYEHWLVQRMPLVPKDLRLKHALMKRDGFSFLRATFYRWMQRWPVVCADLATAPVVLAVGDLHVENFGTWRDQEGRLIWGINDFDEAYKLPYTNDLVRLAVSAKLAFEADQLALKPRDACDAILTGYMEGLRLGGEPFVLSERHPWLRDIATNSLRDPVRFWRNMQALPLVKGAIPQSARKALQQLMPEPGLSYRVRHRVSGLGSLGRPRYVALAEWQGGAIAREAKAMAPSACVWARDGEGESTILYQSMLDHAVRSRDPFVQIQGGWLVRRLSPYCSRIALASLPKKRDENRLLYAMGWETANVHLGSQNIRRVLRRDLANRKAKWLRVATKAMTNVTMSDWKDWVRG